Proteins from a genomic interval of Helicobacter pylori Shi112:
- a CDS encoding chemotaxis response regulator CheY, with product MKLLVVDDSSTMRRIIKNTLSRLGYEDVLEAEHGVEAWEKLNANADTKVLITDWNMPEMNGLDLVIKVRADERFKEIPIIMITTEGGKAEVITALKAGVNNYIVKPFTPQVLKEKLEVVLGTND from the coding sequence TTGAAACTACTGGTAGTAGATGATAGCTCAACTATGAGGAGAATTATTAAAAACACACTTTCACGCTTAGGCTATGAAGATGTTTTAGAAGCTGAGCATGGGGTGGAAGCTTGGGAGAAACTAAACGCTAATGCGGACACTAAGGTGCTTATCACAGATTGGAACATGCCTGAAATGAACGGCTTGGATCTCGTTATAAAGGTGCGTGCGGATGAGCGGTTTAAAGAAATCCCTATTATTATGATCACCACAGAGGGCGGTAAGGCTGAGGTCATTACGGCTTTGAAAGCGGGCGTGAATAACTACATTGTGAAGCCTTTTACCCCCCAAGTTTTGAAAGAAAAATTAGAGGTTGTTTTAGGGACAAACGATTGA
- the csd4 gene encoding DL-carboxypeptidase Csd4 yields MKKIWLLVWGLYSLVFVHAIETIEKVPTNVEDKDKAPHLLLLAGIQGDEPGGFNAANLFLMHYSVLKGLVEVVPVLNKPSMLRNHRGLYGDMNRKFAALDKNDPEYPTIQEIKSLIAKPNIDAVLHLHDGGGYYRPVYVDAMLNPKRWGNCFIIDQDEIKGAKFPNLLAFANNTIESINAHLLHPIEEYHLKNTRTAQGDTEMQKALTFYAINQKKSAFANEASKELPLASRVFYHLQAIEGLLNQLNIPFKRDFELNPSSVHALINDKSLWAKISSLPKMPLFNLRPKLNHFPLPYNTKIPQIPIESNAYIVGLVKNKQEVFLKYGNKLMTRLSPFYIEFDHSLEEVKMQIDNKDQMVKIGSVVEVKESFYIHAMDNIRANVIGFSVSNESKPNEAGYTIKFKDFQKRFSLDKQERIYRIEFYKNNAFSGMILVKFV; encoded by the coding sequence ATGAAAAAAATATGGCTTTTAGTGTGGGGCTTGTATTCTTTGGTGTTTGTGCATGCGATAGAAACGATAGAAAAAGTCCCTACAAATGTAGAGGATAAAGACAAAGCCCCCCACTTGTTGCTTTTAGCAGGGATTCAAGGCGATGAGCCTGGGGGGTTTAATGCGGCTAATTTGTTTTTAATGCACTATAGCGTTTTAAAAGGCTTGGTTGAAGTGGTTCCGGTATTGAATAAGCCTTCCATGTTGAGAAATCATAGGGGCTTGTATGGGGATATGAACCGCAAATTTGCCGCTTTAGACAAGAATGACCCTGAATACCCCACCATCCAAGAAATCAAATCCTTGATCGCAAAGCCCAATATAGATGCCGTCTTGCACTTGCATGATGGCGGTGGGTATTATCGCCCTGTTTATGTTGATGCGATGCTCAATCCTAAGCGCTGGGGGAATTGCTTTATTATTGATCAAGATGAGATTAAAGGGGCAAAATTCCCTAACTTGCTTGCTTTTGCAAACAATACGATTGAGAGCATCAACGCCCATTTATTGCACCCCATTGAAGAGTATCATTTAAAAAACACGCGCACCGCGCAAGGCGATACAGAAATGCAAAAAGCCCTAACTTTTTATGCGATCAATCAAAAAAAGAGCGCTTTTGCCAATGAGGCCAGCAAAGAACTCCCTTTAGCATCAAGGGTGTTTTACCATTTGCAAGCCATTGAGGGCTTACTCAACCAACTCAATATCCCTTTTAAGCGCGATTTTGAGCTTAACCCTAGCAGCGTGCATGCCCTAATCAATGATAAAAGCTTGTGGGCAAAAATCAGCTCTCTGCCTAAAATGCCCCTTTTTAACTTGCGCCCCAAACTCAATCATTTCCCCTTACCCTACAACACTAAAATCCCACAAATCCCCATAGAGAGCAACGCTTACATTGTAGGGCTAGTCAAAAATAAACAAGAAGTGTTTTTAAAATACGGCAACAAGCTCATGACACGATTATCGCCCTTTTATATAGAGTTTGATCATTCTTTAGAAGAAGTGAAAATGCAAATTGATAATAAGGATCAAATGGTTAAAATAGGGAGCGTGGTTGAAGTGAAAGAGAGTTTTTATATCCATGCTATGGACAATATCCGCGCGAATGTGATTGGCTTTAGCGTCTCTAATGAAAGCAAGCCTAACGAAGCGGGTTATACGATTAAATTTAAAGATTTTCAAAAACGCTTTTCATTAGACAAGCAAGAAAGGATCTATCGCATAGAATTTTATAAAAACAACGCGTTTAGTGGCATGATCTTAGTGAAATTTGTGTAG
- the pssA gene encoding CDP-diacylglycerol--serine O-phosphatidyltransferase: MPINPLYLFPNLFTASSIFLGMMSIFYASSYQFVMACWLVVASLILDGLDGRVARLTNTTSKFGIEFDSLADVVAFGVAPSLITYFYVGYNFGRIGMAVSALFVIFGAIRLARFNISTNTSDPYSFIGIPIPAAAVLVVLCVLLDNKYHFLEGNTEKLFLGFIALLGVLMVSNIRYPNFKKVKWNLKLFILVLIFLSLVFVRPLETLSVFMGLYLIYGIIRWLFLMVKIIFNKNKST, encoded by the coding sequence ATGCCTATTAACCCTCTCTATCTTTTCCCTAATCTTTTCACCGCTAGCAGTATTTTTTTAGGCATGATGAGTATTTTTTACGCTTCCAGTTATCAATTTGTCATGGCATGCTGGTTAGTGGTAGCGAGCCTTATTTTAGATGGGCTTGATGGGCGTGTCGCAAGGCTTACCAACACCACTAGCAAGTTTGGCATTGAATTTGACTCTCTGGCTGATGTGGTCGCTTTTGGAGTGGCCCCAAGCTTAATCACTTACTTTTATGTGGGGTATAACTTTGGGCGCATAGGCATGGCGGTGAGTGCGTTGTTTGTGATTTTTGGAGCGATACGATTGGCGCGATTCAATATCAGCACCAACACAAGCGACCCCTATTCTTTCATCGGTATCCCTATTCCTGCTGCGGCGGTATTGGTGGTGCTTTGCGTGTTACTGGATAACAAATACCATTTTTTAGAAGGAAATACAGAAAAGTTATTTTTAGGCTTCATTGCCTTATTGGGGGTGCTTATGGTGAGCAATATCCGCTACCCTAATTTTAAAAAAGTCAAATGGAATCTCAAGCTTTTCATCTTAGTGTTGATTTTTTTATCGTTAGTGTTTGTGCGCCCTTTAGAGACTTTAAGCGTGTTTATGGGGTTGTATTTGATTTATGGCATCATTCGGTGGCTCTTTTTAATGGTAAAAATTATTTTTAATAAAAATAAAAGCACATGA
- the prmA gene encoding 50S ribosomal protein L11 methyltransferase encodes MYYEFFFIFPKEQELFESFLLDTTHLALEESSLENLKAFDDKETIEFISQSSWHYFATHDPLKENLKEKPPHLKNFVILRSQKDLNDLLIPALEAFCLSLQQNLQSGFDFFYLSRNLASKDWLEAYKQAILPVQCAKFYIYSSWHQKPSHVATDDSIMIDPALAFGSGHHESTSMCLELLSNLDLKRKNALDVGCGSGILSIALKKQGVSALSACDTDSLAVEETLKNFSLNQITLLAQDKVIHGSTQKIEGRFDIIVANIVADVIKSLYSEFVRLCNHTLILSGILETHLNSVLQIYYNGFEVLEQRQRNEWVALKLLKKQSIN; translated from the coding sequence ATGTATTATGAGTTTTTCTTTATCTTTCCTAAGGAGCAAGAGCTTTTTGAGAGCTTTCTTTTAGACACCACGCATCTAGCCTTAGAAGAATCAAGCCTAGAAAATTTAAAAGCGTTTGACGATAAAGAAACCATTGAATTTATAAGCCAATCCAGTTGGCATTATTTCGCCACTCATGACCCTTTAAAAGAAAATTTAAAAGAAAAACCCCCACACCTCAAAAATTTCGTTATCTTACGCTCTCAAAAGGATTTGAACGACTTGCTCATTCCAGCATTAGAAGCGTTTTGTTTGAGCTTGCAACAAAACCTGCAAAGCGGGTTTGATTTTTTCTATCTTTCACGCAATCTGGCCTCAAAAGACTGGCTAGAAGCCTACAAACAAGCTATTTTGCCGGTGCAATGCGCCAAATTTTACATATACTCTAGCTGGCATCAAAAACCAAGCCATGTCGCTACAGATGATAGCATAATGATTGATCCGGCTCTTGCCTTTGGATCAGGCCATCATGAAAGCACTTCTATGTGTTTGGAATTGCTCTCTAACCTTGATTTAAAACGCAAAAACGCTTTAGATGTGGGCTGTGGGAGCGGGATTTTAAGCATCGCTTTAAAAAAACAAGGCGTTAGCGCTTTAAGCGCTTGCGATACGGATAGTTTAGCCGTTGAAGAAACCCTAAAAAATTTTAGCCTGAATCAAATCACCCTATTAGCGCAAGATAAAGTCATTCATGGCTCTACGCAAAAAATTGAAGGGCGTTTTGATATTATTGTAGCGAACATTGTCGCTGATGTGATTAAGAGTTTGTATAGTGAATTTGTGCGGCTTTGTAACCACACTCTTATTTTATCAGGGATTTTAGAAACCCATTTAAACTCTGTTTTACAGATCTATTATAATGGATTTGAGGTTTTAGAGCAACGACAGCGTAACGAATGGGTCGCTCTAAAATTGCTTAAAAAACAATCAATAAATTAA
- a CDS encoding flagellar FLiS export co-chaperone: MDILKTLQKHLGDVETSDFKTNAIEKSQQIAKFSRDMKNINESVGALQVLQIACKKLFNKSMGLEDKDALQASIIKQELREIVENCQFLASPLFDTQLNIAINDEVFSMVVDNPLDLLENAGEFQAYLEEKLNEIKELLGYLSESLSNPKAFMPSFSNKSLKDLLSDNLRA; the protein is encoded by the coding sequence ATGGATATTTTAAAAACTCTTCAAAAGCATTTGGGCGATGTTGAAACAAGCGATTTTAAAACCAATGCGATAGAAAAATCCCAACAAATCGCCAAATTCAGTAGGGACATGAAAAATATAAACGAGAGCGTTGGAGCGTTACAAGTCTTGCAAATCGCTTGCAAAAAGCTTTTCAATAAGAGCATGGGTTTAGAAGATAAAGACGCTTTGCAAGCTTCTATCATTAAACAGGAATTGCGAGAAATTGTAGAAAATTGCCAGTTTTTAGCCTCCCCTTTGTTTGACACTCAGCTCAACATTGCAATCAATGATGAAGTTTTTTCCATGGTTGTGGATAATCCGTTGGATTTATTGGAAAATGCGGGCGAATTTCAAGCTTATTTGGAAGAAAAATTAAACGAAATTAAGGAATTATTAGGTTATTTGAGCGAAAGCCTTTCAAACCCTAAAGCCTTTATGCCAAGTTTTTCAAATAAAAGCCTTAAAGATTTGTTAAGCGATAATTTGAGGGCTTAA
- the copP gene encoding copper-binding metallochaperone CopP, which produces MKATFQVPSITCNHCVDKIEKFVGEIEGVSFIDVSVEKKSVVVEFDAPATQDLIKEALLDAGQEVM; this is translated from the coding sequence ATGAAAGCAACTTTTCAAGTGCCAAGCATTACTTGCAACCATTGCGTGGATAAAATTGAAAAATTTGTGGGCGAAATTGAAGGCGTGAGCTTTATTGATGTGAGCGTGGAAAAAAAGAGCGTGGTTGTAGAGTTTGACGCTCCAGCGACACAGGATTTGATTAAAGAAGCCTTATTAGATGCTGGGCAAGAAGTAATGTGA
- a CDS encoding outer membrane protein translates to MYYLRILILSISFLNILNAENLSYMSSSYQVGMVFMRPLNTNKLLQGASILQGYEVNPKNDWAYSRYYFFIDYGNVLFNNDSTLQANMFTYGVGGDFMVAYAKNPINRWAFFFGLQLAANTWILNNKVKDLVVNTWDSLKDFNFRNTYFRAIGKFGVQFRTIVLYHKVDVEIGMKIFLTPERRSLFERSFLFFVSHSWHF, encoded by the coding sequence GTGTATTATTTAAGAATTTTAATACTGAGTATAAGTTTTTTAAATATTTTAAATGCTGAAAATTTGAGTTATATGTCTTCTTCTTATCAAGTGGGCATGGTGTTTATGCGCCCTTTAAACACCAACAAGCTTTTACAAGGGGCTTCAATCCTTCAAGGCTATGAAGTGAATCCTAAAAACGATTGGGCTTATTCTAGGTATTATTTCTTTATAGATTATGGTAATGTGCTTTTTAACAATGATTCTACTTTACAAGCGAACATGTTCACTTATGGGGTGGGAGGGGATTTTATGGTCGCCTACGCTAAAAACCCTATCAACCGCTGGGCTTTTTTCTTTGGCTTGCAACTGGCCGCTAACACATGGATACTCAACAATAAAGTCAAAGATTTGGTGGTGAATACTTGGGATTCATTAAAAGATTTCAATTTTCGTAACACTTATTTCAGGGCTATTGGGAAATTTGGGGTGCAGTTTCGCACGATCGTTTTGTATCATAAGGTGGATGTGGAAATTGGCATGAAAATCTTTCTAACCCCTGAAA
- the ftsH gene encoding ATP-dependent zinc metalloprotease FtsH, with the protein MKPTNEPKKPFFQSPIILAVLGGILLIFFLRSFNSDGSFSDNFLASSTKNVSYHEIKQLISNNEVENVSIGQTLIKASHKEGNNRVIYIAKRVPDLTLVPLLDEKKINYSGFSESNFFTDMLGWLMPILVILGLWMFMANRMQKNMGGGIFGMGSAKKLINAEKPNVRFNDMAGNEEAKEEVVEIVDFLKYPERYANLGAKIPKGVLLVGPPGTGKTLLAKAVAGEAHVPFFSMGGSSFIEMFVGLGASRVRDLFETAKKQAPSIIFIDEIDAIGKSRAAGGVVSGNDEREQTLNQLLAEMDGFGSENAPVIVLAATNRPEILDPALMRPGRFDRQVLVDKPDFNGRVEILKVHIKGVKLANDVNLQEVAKLTAGLAGADLANIINEAALLAGRNNQKEVRQQHLKEAVERGIAGLEKKSRRISPKEKKIVAYHESGHAVISEMTKGSARVNKVSIIPRGMAALGYTLNTPEENKYLMQKHELIAEIDVLLGGRAAEDVFLEEISTGASNDLERATDIIKGMVSYYGMSSVSGLMVLEKQRNAFLGGGYGSSREFSEKTAEEMDLFIKNLLEERYKHVKQTLSDYREAIEIMVKELFDKEVITGERVREIISEYEAANNLESRLIPLEEQAS; encoded by the coding sequence ATGAAACCAACGAACGAACCTAAAAAACCTTTTTTTCAAAGTCCCATTATCCTTGCGGTTCTTGGAGGGATTTTACTCATCTTTTTCCTACGCTCTTTCAATTCTGATGGCAGTTTTTCGGACAATTTCTTAGCTTCTAGCACTAAAAATGTGAGCTACCATGAAATCAAACAGCTCATCAGTAACAATGAAGTGGAAAATGTGAGTATCGGTCAAACTTTGATCAAAGCCAGCCATAAAGAGGGTAACAATCGTGTGATTTATATCGCTAAACGAGTGCCTGATTTGACCTTAGTGCCTTTGTTAGACGAGAAAAAAATCAATTATTCTGGTTTTAGCGAGTCTAACTTTTTTACGGACATGTTAGGGTGGCTCATGCCTATTTTAGTGATTTTAGGGCTATGGATGTTTATGGCAAACCGCATGCAAAAAAATATGGGTGGGGGTATTTTTGGCATGGGGAGTGCGAAAAAACTCATTAACGCTGAAAAACCCAATGTGCGTTTTAATGACATGGCAGGCAATGAAGAAGCCAAAGAAGAAGTGGTAGAAATCGTAGATTTCTTAAAATACCCCGAACGATACGCTAATTTAGGGGCTAAAATCCCTAAAGGCGTGTTATTAGTAGGGCCTCCAGGAACCGGTAAAACCCTTTTAGCAAAAGCGGTGGCCGGCGAAGCGCATGTGCCGTTTTTCTCTATGGGAGGGAGCAGTTTCATTGAAATGTTTGTGGGCTTAGGGGCAAGCAGGGTTAGAGATTTGTTTGAAACCGCTAAAAAACAAGCCCCTAGCATCATTTTTATTGATGAAATTGATGCCATAGGTAAGAGCCGAGCGGCTGGAGGCGTGGTGAGCGGGAACGATGAAAGAGAGCAAACCTTAAACCAGCTCTTAGCCGAAATGGATGGTTTTGGGAGCGAAAACGCGCCTGTGATTGTCTTAGCCGCAACGAACCGCCCTGAAATCTTAGATCCAGCTTTAATGCGTCCAGGGCGCTTTGACAGGCAGGTTTTAGTGGATAAGCCTGATTTTAATGGCAGGGTGGAAATCTTAAAAGTGCATATTAAGGGCGTGAAACTCGCTAATGATGTGAATTTGCAAGAAGTCGCCAAACTCACCGCAGGCCTTGCGGGGGCGGATTTAGCGAATATCATCAATGAAGCCGCGCTTTTAGCAGGAAGAAACAACCAAAAAGAAGTCAGGCAACAACATTTAAAAGAAGCGGTTGAAAGAGGGATTGCAGGGTTAGAAAAGAAAAGCAGGCGCATCAGCCCTAAAGAAAAGAAAATCGTCGCTTATCATGAAAGCGGGCATGCCGTGATTTCTGAAATGACTAAAGGGAGCGCTAGGGTGAATAAAGTCTCTATCATTCCAAGGGGCATGGCGGCTTTAGGCTACACCCTTAACACGCCTGAAGAAAACAAATACTTGATGCAAAAACACGAACTCATCGCTGAAATTGATGTGCTTTTAGGCGGGAGAGCGGCTGAAGATGTCTTTTTGGAAGAAATTTCTACCGGTGCGAGCAACGATTTAGAAAGAGCGACTGATATTATTAAAGGCATGGTGAGTTACTACGGCATGAGCAGTGTCAGTGGGCTTATGGTATTAGAAAAGCAACGGAACGCCTTTTTAGGAGGTGGTTATGGAAGCAGTAGGGAATTTAGCGAAAAGACCGCAGAAGAAATGGATCTTTTCATTAAAAACCTGCTAGAAGAACGCTATAAGCATGTCAAACAAACCTTAAGCGACTATAGAGAAGCGATTGAAATCATGGTCAAAGAATTGTTTGACAAAGAAGTCATTACAGGCGAAAGGGTGCGTGAAATCATCAGCGAATACGAAGCCGCCAACAATTTAGAAAGCCGTTTGATCCCTTTAGAAGAGCAAGCGAGTTAA
- the copA gene encoding copper-translocating P-type ATPase CopA, which produces MKESFYIEGMTCTACSSGIERSLGRKSFVKKIEVSLLNKSANIEFDENQTNLDEIFKLIEKLGYSPKKTLAKEKKGFFSPNVKLALAVVFTLFVVYLSMGAMLSPSLLPESLLTIDNHSNFLNACLQLIGALIVMHLGRDFYIQGFKALWHRQPNMSSLIAIGTSAALISSLWPLYLVYTNQWSYGHYYFESVCVILMFVMVGKRIENVSKDKALDAMQALMKNAPKTALKMQNNQQIEVLVDSIVVGDILKVLPGSAIAVDGEIIEGEGELDESMLSGEALPVYKKVGDKVFSGTLNSHTSFLMKATQNNKNSTLSQIIEMIHNAQSSKAEISRLADKVSSVFVPSVIAIAILAFVVWLIIAPKPDFWWNFGIALEVFVSVLVISCPCALGLATPMSILVANQKASSLGLFFKDAKSLEKARLVNTIVFDKTGTLTNGKPVVKSVHSKIELLELLSLAGSIEKSSEHVIAKGIVEYAKENNAPLKEMSEVKVKTGFGISAKTDYQGTKEIIKVGNSEFFNPINTLEIKENGILVFVGRAISEKEDELLGVFVLEDLPKKGVKEHIAQIKKLGINTLLLSGDNRENVKKCALELGIDGYISNAKPQDKLNKIKELKEKGQIVMMVGDGLNDAPSLAMSDVAVVMAKGSDVSVQAADIVSFNNDIKSVYSAIQLSRATIKNIKENLFWAFCYNSVFIPLACGVLYKANIMLSPAIAGLAMSLSSVSVVLNSQRLRNFKIKDH; this is translated from the coding sequence ATGAAAGAATCTTTTTACATAGAGGGAATGACTTGCACGGCGTGTTCTAGTGGGATTGAACGCTCTTTAGGGCGTAAGAGTTTTGTGAAAAAAATAGAAGTGAGCCTTTTAAATAAGAGCGCTAATATTGAATTTGACGAAAACCAAACCAATTTAGACGAAATTTTCAAGCTCATTGAAAAGCTAGGCTATAGCCCTAAAAAAACTCTGGCAAAAGAAAAAAAAGGATTTTTCAGCCCTAATGTTAAATTAGCGTTGGCGGTCGTTTTCACGCTTTTTGTGGTGTATCTTTCTATGGGGGCGATGCTTAGTCCTAGCCTTTTACCTGAAAGCTTGCTTACGATTGATAATCATAGTAATTTTTTAAACGCTTGCTTACAGCTTATAGGCGCGCTCATTGTCATGCATTTGGGGAGGGATTTTTACATTCAAGGGTTTAAAGCCTTATGGCACAGACAGCCTAACATGAGTAGCCTTATCGCCATAGGCACAAGCGCTGCCTTAATTTCAAGCCTGTGGCCATTGTATTTGGTTTATACAAACCAGTGGTCTTATGGGCATTATTATTTTGAGAGCGTGTGCGTGATTTTAATGTTTGTGATGGTGGGCAAACGCATTGAAAATGTTTCTAAAGACAAAGCGTTAGACGCTATGCAAGCCTTGATGAAAAACGCCCCAAAAACCGCCCTTAAAATGCAAAATAACCAACAGATTGAAGTTTTAGTGGATAGCATTGTGGTGGGGGATATTTTGAAAGTCCTCCCTGGAAGCGCTATTGCGGTGGATGGCGAAATCATAGAGGGCGAAGGGGAATTAGATGAGAGCATGTTAAGCGGTGAAGCGTTGCCAGTTTATAAAAAAGTCGGCGATAAAGTCTTTTCAGGGACACTCAATAGCCACACGAGTTTTTTAATGAAAGCCACGCAAAATAACAAAAACAGCACCTTGTCTCAAATCATAGAAATGATCCATAACGCTCAAAGCTCAAAGGCAGAGATTTCTCGCTTAGCGGATAAGGTTTCAAGCGTGTTTGTGCCAAGCGTGATCGCTATCGCTATTTTAGCGTTTGTGGTGTGGCTCATCATCGCGCCTAAGCCTGATTTTTGGTGGAATTTTGGAATCGCTTTAGAAGTGTTTGTGTCGGTTTTAGTGATTTCTTGCCCTTGCGCTTTAGGGCTGGCTACGCCTATGAGTATTTTAGTAGCGAACCAAAAAGCGAGTTCTTTAGGCTTATTTTTTAAAGACGCTAAAAGTTTAGAAAAAGCAAGGCTAGTCAATACGATCGTTTTTGATAAAACCGGCACGCTCACTAACGGCAAGCCTGTCGTTAAAAGCGTTCATTCTAAGATAGAATTATTAGAGTTATTGAGTTTAGCGGGCAGTATTGAAAAGAGCAGCGAACATGTCATCGCTAAAGGGATTGTAGAATACGCAAAAGAGAATAACGCTCCCTTAAAAGAAATGAGCGAGGTTAAAGTGAAAACGGGTTTTGGCATTAGCGCTAAAACGGATTATCAAGGCACTAAAGAGATCATTAAAGTAGGCAACAGCGAGTTTTTTAACCCTATTAACACGCTAGAAATTAAAGAAAACGGGATTTTAGTGTTTGTGGGCAGAGCGATCAGTGAAAAAGAAGACGAGCTTTTAGGGGTGTTTGTTTTAGAAGATTTGCCCAAAAAAGGCGTGAAAGAGCATATCGCTCAAATCAAAAAATTAGGCATTAACACGCTTCTTTTAAGTGGGGACAATAGGGAAAATGTCAAAAAATGCGCGCTTGAATTAGGGATTGATGGCTATATCAGCAACGCTAAACCACAAGACAAGCTCAATAAGATTAAAGAGCTTAAAGAAAAAGGGCAGATCGTTATGATGGTGGGCGATGGCTTGAATGACGCTCCCAGTCTTGCGATGAGCGATGTGGCGGTGGTGATGGCTAAGGGGAGCGATGTGAGCGTGCAAGCAGCGGATATTGTGAGCTTTAATAACGATATTAAATCGGTTTATAGCGCGATCCAATTAAGCCGGGCGACCATTAAAAATATCAAAGAAAATTTGTTTTGGGCTTTTTGTTATAATAGCGTGTTTATCCCTTTAGCTTGTGGGGTTCTTTATAAGGCTAATATCATGTTAAGCCCGGCGATTGCGGGTTTAGCGATGAGTTTAAGCTCTGTGAGTGTGGTCTTAAACTCCCAAAGGCTAAGGAATTTTAAAATTAAGGATCATTGA